The following proteins come from a genomic window of Streptomyces sp. Sge12:
- a CDS encoding AMP-dependent synthetase/ligase has product MNDRPSTLAVFTQWTEERYGPEPALRFRSPDGGWRTRTYGELGAQVRAVGCALLGLGVAAGERVAVLAETRPQWTYTHFGALAAGAVLVPVYPTAGEEEVAWVLADSEAVVVVCDDGRQAARVEALRPKLPALRAVVLMDELPGLPGAAAESELRARASAVTPGADASIVYTSGTTGPPKGCRLTHGNLGAIQDATVPLIKGGPGDSTYLYLPLAHMLAQLIQYTTLIAGGELCYFGGRIENVLAELAEVAPTHLPSVPRLFEKLHSVVLSLAESQEGGRERFEAAVRVGVLAADGKLPEELRAEHEAAEKALYAPVRAAFGGRLRWALTGGAPIAPATLDLLRACGISVYEGYGMTESGGVISLNHPEAVRHGTVGQPIADCEVRIAPDGEVLARGPMVFPGYHANAAATAGALDPEGWLHTGDLGELDADGFLRITGRKKELIITSAGKNITPTEVEFAVQRSRYVSRAVLIGDRRPYPVALITLDAEEIAAWATREGLDLGPAPATHPAVHALVDAAVTEANATVSRPSRIRAFHILPEDFTPQTGTLTPSLKLRRGVVAERYASEIAGLYGG; this is encoded by the coding sequence ATGAACGATCGGCCGAGCACGCTGGCGGTGTTCACCCAGTGGACCGAGGAGCGGTACGGGCCGGAGCCCGCCCTGCGGTTCCGGTCACCCGACGGCGGGTGGCGCACCCGTACGTACGGGGAACTCGGCGCACAGGTGCGGGCCGTCGGGTGCGCGCTGCTCGGCCTGGGCGTGGCCGCCGGGGAACGGGTCGCCGTACTGGCCGAGACGCGGCCGCAGTGGACGTACACGCACTTCGGGGCGCTCGCGGCGGGGGCGGTCCTCGTACCGGTGTACCCGACGGCGGGGGAGGAGGAGGTCGCCTGGGTCCTGGCGGACTCGGAGGCGGTGGTCGTGGTCTGCGACGACGGGCGCCAGGCGGCCCGCGTCGAGGCGCTGAGGCCGAAACTGCCCGCGCTGCGGGCGGTGGTACTGATGGACGAACTGCCCGGACTGCCCGGCGCGGCGGCGGAGTCCGAACTGCGCGCCCGCGCGTCGGCCGTGACCCCCGGGGCGGACGCATCGATCGTCTACACCTCGGGCACGACCGGCCCGCCGAAGGGGTGCCGCCTCACCCACGGGAACCTGGGGGCCATCCAGGACGCCACCGTCCCGCTGATCAAGGGCGGGCCGGGCGACTCGACGTACCTGTACCTGCCGCTCGCGCACATGCTGGCCCAGCTGATCCAGTACACGACCCTGATCGCGGGCGGCGAGCTGTGCTACTTCGGCGGCCGCATCGAGAACGTGCTGGCCGAGCTCGCGGAGGTCGCCCCCACCCATCTGCCGTCCGTGCCCAGGCTGTTCGAGAAGCTGCACTCGGTGGTGCTCTCGCTGGCGGAGTCGCAGGAGGGCGGCCGCGAACGCTTCGAGGCGGCGGTACGGGTGGGCGTACTGGCGGCGGACGGAAAGCTCCCCGAGGAACTCCGGGCGGAGCACGAGGCCGCCGAGAAGGCGCTGTACGCCCCGGTCCGCGCCGCCTTCGGCGGCCGGCTCCGGTGGGCGCTGACCGGCGGCGCCCCGATCGCCCCGGCGACCCTGGACCTGCTGAGGGCCTGCGGGATCTCCGTGTACGAGGGGTACGGGATGACGGAGTCGGGCGGCGTCATCTCCCTCAACCACCCGGAGGCGGTGCGCCACGGGACGGTCGGCCAACCGATCGCGGACTGCGAGGTGCGCATCGCGCCGGACGGGGAGGTGCTGGCGCGCGGGCCGATGGTGTTCCCGGGCTACCACGCCAACGCCGCGGCGACCGCCGGGGCGCTGGACCCGGAGGGCTGGCTGCACACCGGTGACCTGGGCGAACTGGACGCCGACGGCTTCCTCCGCATCACAGGCCGGAAGAAGGAGCTGATCATCACCTCCGCCGGGAAGAACATCACCCCGACGGAAGTGGAGTTCGCCGTCCAGCGCTCGCGCTACGTCTCCCGCGCGGTCCTCATCGGAGACCGCCGTCCGTATCCGGTCGCCCTGATCACCCTGGACGCGGAGGAGATCGCGGCGTGGGCGACCCGCGAGGGCCTCGACCTGGGCCCCGCCCCCGCCACGCACCCGGCGGTCCACGCACTCGTCGACGCGGCGGTCACGGAGGCCAACGCCACGGTCTCCCGCCCGTCCCGCATCCGCGCCTTCCACATCCTCCCGGAGGACTTCACCCCCCAGACGGGCACCCTGACGCCGTCACTGAAACTCCGCCGGGGCGTGGTGGCGGAGCGCTACGCGTCGGAGATCGCGGGGTTGTACGGGGGGTGA
- a CDS encoding DUF4190 domain-containing protein has product MSIPPQPPSSPGPYSQPGGYGYPGQPGQPGQPGPYVGGPQPGWYAPQPQKTNALAIVAFVMSLACALPLVPLVLGIVALSQIRTRGEKGKGLAVAAIVIHGVTIAFYGIFVILGLTGALDDTPPKRDSSGEVTEPVSGGVNDVREGDCFNTSDDLKDYHDEEGGQAALSVRIVPCDQPHKGETFAVVKLDDGAYPGTDKIVAIAEEKCGGPAFTAYAGADVNPPGKLEIYYYYPQAGTWLRGDREISCFVGDPNGPTTGSIRVTAP; this is encoded by the coding sequence ATGTCCATACCGCCGCAGCCACCGTCGTCCCCCGGCCCGTACTCGCAGCCGGGAGGGTACGGATACCCGGGCCAGCCGGGCCAGCCCGGGCAGCCCGGGCCGTACGTCGGCGGCCCGCAGCCGGGCTGGTACGCACCGCAGCCGCAGAAGACCAACGCGCTGGCCATCGTGGCGTTCGTGATGTCGCTCGCCTGCGCGCTGCCCCTGGTCCCGCTGGTCCTCGGCATCGTCGCCCTCTCCCAGATCCGCACGCGCGGCGAGAAGGGCAAGGGCCTCGCCGTCGCGGCGATCGTGATCCACGGCGTGACCATCGCGTTCTACGGGATCTTCGTGATCCTCGGCCTCACCGGAGCGCTGGACGACACCCCGCCGAAGCGCGACAGCAGCGGCGAGGTCACCGAACCGGTCTCCGGCGGCGTGAACGACGTCCGCGAGGGGGACTGCTTCAACACCAGCGACGACCTGAAGGACTACCACGACGAGGAGGGCGGCCAGGCCGCCCTCTCCGTGCGCATCGTGCCCTGCGACCAGCCCCACAAGGGCGAGACGTTCGCCGTCGTCAAGCTGGACGACGGCGCGTACCCGGGCACGGACAAGATCGTCGCCATCGCCGAGGAGAAGTGCGGGGGACCGGCGTTCACCGCGTACGCGGGCGCCGACGTGAATCCCCCGGGGAAGCTGGAGATCTACTACTACTACCCGCAGGCCGGCACCTGGCTCCGCGGCGACCGCGAAATCAGCTGCTTCGTGGGCGACCCCAACGGCCCCACCACCGGCTCGATCCGGGTCACCGCCCCTTGA
- a CDS encoding AMP-dependent synthetase/ligase: protein MGPVGPVEPVKTVIGGVVREVRVPALVRPPDRGTLGDLPFQNAWEAPGEAVLARKDHEGVWYDVSAAEFAAQVLAVAKGLIAEGLREGDRLAIMARTTYEWTLLDFAGWAAGLVTVPIYPTSSALQARWIIQDSGAVACAVEDTAQARLISAERGNLPWLTHLWELDTGAIARLVKAGERIPDAVVHNRRTARTPDSVATLIYTSGTTGQPKGCVITHGNFYAQVDNAVELLHPVFRSVSKDPASTLLFLPLSHVFGRMVAVGCMRARVKLGHAPSISTEDLLADLAGFRPTFLLAIPYVLEKVYNTARATAEKMGRASSFDRAARIAQRFGEVAEGKAPGLGLRLARSVYDPLVYRRIRAALGGRVRYVLSGGSPLGRRLAAFYTGAGVEVFEGYGLTETTGASTVTPPQRPRLGTVGWPLPGTAVRIADDGEVLLGGGHVFAGYWNAAQAAPYGSWLATGDIGELDADGYLTITGRKKDLIITSGGKNVAPAPLEDWLRAHPLVGQCMVVGDNRPYITALITLEPDGLHHWRQMHKKQNVPIRDLVRDEELRADLQRAVDEANRLVSRAESIRRFAILPRDFTEARGHLTPSLKLRRSAIARDYADRIQELYRGPREA, encoded by the coding sequence GTGGGACCCGTAGGACCCGTAGAACCCGTCAAGACCGTGATCGGCGGGGTGGTCCGCGAGGTGCGGGTGCCCGCGCTCGTGCGGCCGCCGGACCGGGGGACCCTCGGGGACCTGCCGTTCCAGAACGCCTGGGAGGCCCCCGGGGAGGCGGTGCTCGCCCGCAAGGACCACGAGGGCGTCTGGTACGACGTCTCGGCCGCGGAGTTCGCGGCCCAGGTGCTCGCCGTCGCCAAGGGCCTGATCGCCGAAGGGCTCCGCGAGGGCGACCGGCTCGCCATCATGGCCCGCACCACCTACGAGTGGACCCTGCTCGACTTCGCCGGCTGGGCCGCCGGGCTGGTCACCGTACCCATCTACCCCACCTCCTCCGCCCTCCAGGCGCGCTGGATCATCCAGGACTCCGGGGCCGTGGCCTGCGCCGTCGAGGACACCGCACAGGCCCGGCTCATCAGCGCCGAGCGCGGCAACCTGCCCTGGCTGACGCACCTGTGGGAACTCGACACCGGCGCGATCGCCCGGCTGGTCAAGGCCGGGGAACGCATCCCGGACGCGGTGGTGCACAACCGGCGGACCGCCCGCACCCCGGACTCCGTCGCCACCCTCATCTACACCTCCGGCACCACCGGACAGCCCAAGGGATGCGTGATCACCCACGGCAACTTCTACGCCCAGGTGGACAACGCGGTCGAGCTGCTGCACCCCGTCTTCCGGTCCGTCAGCAAGGACCCCGCCTCCACCCTGCTGTTCCTGCCGCTCAGCCACGTCTTCGGGCGGATGGTGGCCGTCGGCTGCATGCGGGCCCGCGTCAAGCTGGGCCACGCGCCCAGCATCAGCACCGAAGACCTCCTCGCCGACCTCGCCGGCTTCCGCCCCACCTTCCTGCTGGCCATCCCGTACGTACTGGAGAAGGTCTACAACACCGCCCGCGCCACCGCGGAGAAGATGGGCCGCGCCTCCTCCTTCGACCGGGCCGCCCGCATCGCGCAGCGCTTCGGCGAGGTCGCCGAGGGCAAGGCCCCCGGCCTCGGGCTGCGCCTGGCCCGGTCCGTGTACGACCCGCTCGTCTACCGGAGGATCCGGGCGGCGCTCGGCGGCCGCGTCCGCTACGTCCTGAGCGGCGGATCGCCGCTGGGCCGACGGCTCGCCGCCTTCTACACCGGCGCCGGCGTCGAGGTGTTCGAGGGCTACGGACTGACGGAGACCACCGGCGCGAGCACCGTGACCCCGCCGCAGCGCCCCCGCCTCGGCACCGTCGGCTGGCCGTTGCCGGGCACAGCCGTACGGATCGCGGACGACGGGGAGGTGCTGCTGGGCGGCGGCCACGTCTTCGCCGGGTACTGGAACGCCGCGCAGGCCGCCCCGTACGGGAGCTGGCTGGCCACCGGCGACATCGGCGAGCTCGACGCCGACGGATACCTCACCATCACCGGCCGCAAGAAGGACCTGATCATCACCTCCGGCGGCAAGAACGTCGCCCCCGCACCGCTGGAGGACTGGCTGCGGGCCCACCCGCTGGTCGGCCAGTGCATGGTCGTCGGCGACAACCGGCCGTACATCACCGCACTGATCACCCTGGAACCGGACGGCCTCCACCACTGGCGCCAGATGCACAAGAAGCAGAACGTGCCGATCCGCGACCTGGTGCGGGACGAGGAACTGCGGGCCGACCTCCAGCGGGCGGTGGACGAGGCGAACCGGCTGGTCTCGCGGGCCGAGTCGATCCGCCGCTTCGCCATCCTGCCGCGCGACTTCACCGAGGCGCGCGGCCACCTGACCCCGTCCCTGAAACTCCGGCGCAGCGCGATCGCCCGGGACTACGCGGACCGCATCCAGGAGCTGTACCGGGGCCCCCGGGAAGCCTGA
- a CDS encoding lipase family protein, giving the protein MRFRSTPLAAVTALAVLTVSAAAVPTATASTPTATAPTAPTGTAPGDVVSSEPSAFHPLPGQPTGTRAWKIHYRSTSADGAPNIVSGTVIVPQDGRSGPRPLITYAVGTVGMGDSCAPSNNLPHGTAMEANLIQQLTLRGWAVVVTDYEGLGTPGVHTYTVGPSAGHAVLDAARAAQRLPGAGLSANGPVGIMGYSQGGQASSWAAELQGSYAPELQVKGTATGGVPADLLKVAEFNNGSYGSGLIFMAAAGQDAAFPELRLDSYLNPLGRALVAGMKENCVAIDAIAGSFKRISDLTTRDPLAQPDWQARLNGSRLGATAPAAPVYQYHALADELIPYGVGRRLRSDWCARGANVEFDTVWVGEHVSGVITHSLAAGNWLADRFAGRPTHPNC; this is encoded by the coding sequence ATGCGCTTCCGAAGCACCCCCCTCGCCGCCGTGACCGCGCTGGCCGTCCTGACCGTCTCGGCGGCCGCGGTCCCCACCGCGACCGCCTCCACCCCCACCGCGACCGCCCCGACCGCCCCGACCGGCACCGCCCCGGGCGATGTCGTCAGCAGCGAGCCCTCCGCCTTCCACCCGCTGCCCGGCCAGCCCACCGGCACCCGGGCCTGGAAGATCCACTACCGCTCCACCAGCGCCGACGGGGCCCCGAACATCGTCTCCGGCACCGTCATCGTCCCGCAGGACGGCCGCAGCGGGCCGCGCCCGCTGATCACGTACGCCGTCGGCACGGTCGGGATGGGCGACTCCTGCGCGCCGAGCAACAACCTCCCCCACGGCACCGCCATGGAGGCCAACCTCATCCAGCAGCTCACCCTGCGCGGCTGGGCCGTCGTCGTCACCGACTACGAGGGTCTCGGCACCCCGGGCGTCCACACCTACACCGTGGGCCCCTCCGCCGGGCACGCCGTCCTCGACGCCGCTCGCGCCGCCCAGCGGCTGCCCGGTGCGGGGCTGTCCGCGAACGGCCCGGTCGGCATCATGGGCTACTCGCAGGGCGGCCAGGCCAGCAGCTGGGCCGCCGAGCTGCAGGGCTCGTACGCCCCCGAACTCCAGGTCAAGGGCACGGCGACCGGCGGGGTCCCGGCAGACCTGCTGAAGGTGGCCGAGTTCAACAACGGCTCCTACGGGTCCGGGCTCATCTTCATGGCGGCCGCCGGGCAGGACGCGGCCTTCCCGGAGCTGCGGCTGGACTCCTACCTCAACCCGCTGGGCAGGGCGCTGGTCGCCGGGATGAAGGAGAACTGCGTCGCGATCGACGCGATCGCCGGGTCCTTCAAGCGGATCTCCGACCTGACCACGCGCGACCCGCTCGCCCAGCCGGACTGGCAGGCCCGGCTGAACGGGAGCCGGCTGGGCGCCACGGCCCCGGCCGCGCCCGTGTACCAGTACCACGCGCTCGCCGACGAGCTGATCCCGTACGGGGTCGGCCGCCGGCTGCGCTCCGACTGGTGTGCGCGGGGGGCGAACGTGGAGTTCGACACCGTGTGGGTCGGTGAGCACGTCAGCGGCGTGATCACGCACTCCTTGGCGGCCGGGAACTGGCTGGCGGACCGCTTCGCCGGCCGCCCGACGCACCCCAACTGCTGA
- a CDS encoding AraC family transcriptional regulator translates to MGRRTVTVHHVRALLAGARGSGIDTVPLLQEAQIPPLLLGDDRARITPAQFARLFRALYRTTQDEFLALSPVPSRPGTFAMMCYASLGCRDLGAATERAAAFYGLFPGGPELALEVVGDEARFTVRNEFARDEDRFLTECVLAIWHRLSSWLVGRRIPLAYAAFRYPPPPHLEEYETLFDCPVRFGEDRTGAVFAAHWLTAPLVRDEPALDAMLRRAPFDLLSRPEYGTTVAEQVRRTLTQRLRTSPRLPALGEVAARLAVSPATLRRRLQQEGTSFQQLKDHVRRDAAIAGLAESGEPIAELAARLGFSEDTAFHRAFRRWTGTTPGAYRIASGG, encoded by the coding sequence ATGGGGAGGCGGACGGTCACCGTGCACCATGTACGGGCCCTGCTCGCGGGGGCCCGCGGCAGCGGCATCGACACCGTGCCGCTGCTCCAGGAGGCGCAGATCCCGCCGCTGCTGCTGGGCGACGACCGGGCGCGGATCACGCCCGCGCAGTTCGCGCGGCTCTTCCGGGCGCTGTACCGGACCACGCAGGACGAGTTCCTCGCGCTGAGTCCGGTCCCGAGCCGCCCCGGCACCTTCGCGATGATGTGTTACGCCTCGCTCGGCTGCCGCGATCTGGGCGCGGCCACGGAGCGGGCGGCCGCGTTCTACGGGCTGTTCCCCGGCGGGCCGGAGCTGGCGCTCGAAGTCGTGGGCGACGAGGCCCGGTTCACCGTGCGCAACGAGTTCGCCCGGGACGAGGACCGGTTCCTCACGGAGTGCGTGCTCGCCATCTGGCACCGGCTGAGCAGCTGGCTGGTGGGCCGGCGCATCCCGCTCGCGTACGCCGCCTTCCGCTATCCCCCGCCGCCGCACCTGGAGGAGTACGAGACTCTCTTCGACTGCCCGGTGCGTTTCGGCGAGGACCGGACGGGTGCGGTCTTCGCCGCGCACTGGCTGACCGCTCCGCTCGTACGGGACGAGCCCGCACTCGACGCGATGCTCCGCCGCGCCCCCTTCGACCTGCTGTCCCGCCCGGAGTACGGGACCACGGTCGCGGAGCAGGTGCGCCGCACCCTGACGCAGCGGCTGCGCACGTCGCCGCGGCTGCCCGCGCTCGGGGAAGTGGCGGCGCGCCTCGCGGTGTCGCCGGCGACGCTGCGGCGCCGGCTCCAGCAGGAGGGGACGTCCTTCCAGCAGTTGAAGGACCACGTGCGCCGGGACGCGGCGATCGCGGGCCTCGCGGAGAGCGGGGAGCCGATCGCGGAACTCGCCGCGCGGCTGGGCTTCTCCGAGGACACGGCCTTCCACCGGGCGTTCCGACGCTGGACGGGCACGACCCCGGGGGCCTACCGGATCGCCTCGGGCGGCTGA